One segment of Rosa chinensis cultivar Old Blush chromosome 6, RchiOBHm-V2, whole genome shotgun sequence DNA contains the following:
- the LOC112171212 gene encoding uncharacterized protein LOC112171212 yields the protein MACTINFRCVDEGFGGKTYKRKWNPEAAADHEDAAMEINAAYPRPVKRSAVSSSDNPDKQVFGRSSYDVVIAGKVSGRKQRSSAVQVSRKGTTFEEREKNKSVKKAYKERMAELKGEIKRNKKEKRA from the coding sequence ATGGCCTGCACAATTAACTTCCGCTGCGTAGACGAAGGCTTCGGTGGCAAAACCTACAAGCGCAAGTGGAACCCCgaagccgccgccgaccacgaAGATGCCGCCATGGAAATCAACGCAGCCTACCCACGTCCGGTGAAGCGATCCGCGGTGTCCTCCTCTGACAATCCGGACAAACAAGTCTTTGGCCGGTCGAGCTACGACGTCGTGATTGCCGGGAAGGTCTCCGGGCGGAAGCAGAGGTCATCGGCGGTTCAGGTGAGCCGGAAGGGGACGACATTTGAGGAgagggagaagaacaagtcGGTGAAGAAGGCGTACAAGGAGAGAATGGCGGAGCTGAAGGGGGAGATTAAGAGgaacaagaaggagaagagagcctga
- the LOC112172541 gene encoding ATP synthase subunit delta, chloroplastic, translated as MATLQQTPISLQSKTPPPPLSSALTARSTAVSFSSTFTPLNLKLTAAAASTSVRRGGGGGACGARMNATAAASYAAALADVAISNNTLDATVADVEKIEEFFAEPSVFDFFTNPTVGLEKKRGVLDEIAKSSALQPHTVNFLNILVEAKRIDVIKDIVKEFEIVYNKLTDTELAIVSSVVKLESQHLAQIAKQVQKLTGAKNVRIKSEIDPSLVAGFTVRYGNSGSKLIDMSVKKQLEEIAAQLDLGDIKLNL; from the coding sequence ATGGCCACCCTCCAACAAACCCCAATCTCTCTCCAATCCAAAACCCCGCCGCCGCCGCTCTCCTCCGCCCTCACCGCCAGATCCACCGCCGTCTCCTTCTCCTCCACATTCACCCCCCTCAACCTCAAGCTCACCGCCGCAGCAGCATCCACCTCCGTCCGCCGCGGAGGAGGCGGCGGCGCTTGCGGCGCGCGGATGAACGCCACCGCCGCCGCAAGCTACGCGGCGGCTCTGGCGGACGTGGCGATATCCAACAACACCCTGGACGCCACCGTCGCCGACGTGGAGAAGATCGAGGAGTTCTTCGCGGAGCCGTCGGTGTTCGACTTCTTCACCAACCCCACAGTCGGCCTGGAGAAGAAGCGCGGCGTCCTCGACGAAATCGCCAAGTCGTCGGCGCTGCAGCCCCACACGGTGAACTTCCTCAACATTTTGGTTGAGGCCAAGAGAATCGACGTCATCAAGGACATTGTCAAGGAGTTTGAGATCGTTTACAACAAGCTTACGGATACGGAGCTGGCCATAGTGAGCTCGGTGGTGAAGCTGGAGTCGCAGCACTTGGCGCAGATAGCCAAGCAGGTGCAGAAGCTCACTGGCGCCAAGAATGTCAGGATCAAGTCGGAGATTGATCCCAGTTTGGTTGCGGGGTTCACTGTGAGATATGGCAATTCTGGGTCTAAGCTGATTGATATGAGTGTCAAGAAGCAGCTTGAGGAGATTGCTGCTCAGCTCGATTTGGGTGACATCAAGCTCAATCTATAG